The stretch of DNA GAAggtaaatgaaaacaaaatgacTTGTTTTAAAACTCATTCGACATCAAGAGACGCGGTTAAAATGGCAGAAGTTTCGCAAGAAACAATGTTAAAAAGACAgaagttttcgtttcgttttcctTTTCGAAATATTGATTCTAAGAAAAAAACATGGTAGGAACTCAACAGCGAACGATTCAGTAAAAGTGGTGGAGCTCACTAATAACAAATACACTCGTTCAATATTCAATAcaaattttattcataatttgtttgttcCATCGGTATCCCATCTCTGAATCAATGAAGGTGTAGATCATGGCGGTTATAAGCTATAGTCCTTCCAGCGTGCGTTCCAACCTACTCCTCAAACTGATCCATCGATTCTTCGTGATCCATGTGAGACCGATATCCGCCTTTTCCACCGCCACCGTATCCACCCTTTCCGCCACCGTATCCACCCTTCTCACCACCGTATCCGCCTTTCTCCGGGATGCAGGGCACCTTGGAGATGCTGGGTGCACATCCAACCAGCAAACTAGATCCACACTTCACCGTGGGGGCTTTCGCCTCGTATGTGTGCACCTGAGGAGCCCCGTATCCTCCACCACCTCCGCCGTATTTCTGGGGTGCCTCGTACTTGGGCGGAGGTGGGTAGTTGGCCAGCGCACCGACCACGAAAGACAGTAACGTCACCGCGAGCAGCTTGTTCATGATTGTTGTCGAAAGTGGATAACGGTCTTCGGCTTGAAACACGATACTCCGCGGTGGTGCACAGCAACGACTACTGATGATTAGAACCGAGAGTTGGGGTGGGTTTTATATTTCACTTTTGCTGACCGTCTTGAATAGGG from Toxorhynchites rutilus septentrionalis strain SRP chromosome 3, ASM2978413v1, whole genome shotgun sequence encodes:
- the LOC129773395 gene encoding vitelline membrane protein 15a-2-like is translated as MNKLLAVTLLSFVVGALANYPPPPKYEAPQKYGGGGGGYGAPQVHTYEAKAPTVKCGSSLLVGCAPSISKVPCIPEKGGYGGEKGGYGGGKGGYGGGGKGGYRSHMDHEESMDQFEE